The DNA segment CACCAAAGCTGCCTTCGTTAAATTTCGTCATAGAAGCGATTTTCAACTCCTTATTAAGCCCCGGCATGCTGGTTAACCGAACAGTTTGAATGACGGGGGAGAAAGGTACATCTTCCTTGGCGATAACTTCATAAGTATTTGCGGATGCGTATAGCGTGAAGCTGCCTATCGCAGCCATACAGATAGCTAAGACGAATTTTGCGCGAATATTGTGCAGGAATGACGCCTTCATTCTTTGTTTCATTTCGATCCGCCCACTTTCTTGGTTCTTATATCAATCCCTCGGGCAATTAAAGAAGCGAGTAGGTTTGCAATAATAACTGCAAAAAAGATTCCTAGCACCAGGTAGAAGAGCACGCGAAAAGGCGAGTCGCCGAAATTAAGCAAACTTAACATTTGTCTTTACATTATCATATATTTTGATATAATTCAACTATATGTTTAATATATACTTTTCAAATGTGTTCGGTCTTAGTGCTATGTATAAAAAACGGCTTGCCTTCTATAGTCTCCTCATCGGATCTGTAGCCTTAACATTAGCCATCTTTCTTTTTATATTGGATACCGATAACATAGACAGTAATGTAACAGTGTTCGATGAAGTTTTATACTACTCGAAGTTTTTCTGGTTTGCAGGTGCACTTGTTGCGATATCGAATTTTATAGGCCTGTTAGTCTTCGGCATTCCAGACGATATCAACCGAAAAAATATTAAGGCCCTTACGGAAAATGGTTGGAATAAAAATAAAAAACTAATCGTTGTCTTTGTTTCAAAGGGGGATAATTATATAGCGCTTGAGCGATCGATTATCACCACAGGAAGATTATTGGAGAAATATCACATCAACCATCGAATCGATGTTGTTACCGACAGTGAAGTCAAGAATAAACATTCTCATGGCATAGCTGTTGTCTACCACGTAGTGCCTGATCAGTACACAACAAAAGGTGGGAGTCGATACAAAGCCAGAGCCCTCCATTTCGTCGTTGAGAAACACGCAGAGGAAGAGTTGCATACAAATAACACGGAGACATGGGTGCTGCACCTAGACGAAGAGAGCCAACTTCATGAAAGTGCCCTAGCAGGCATTCATACATTCATCAATAACCCCGTAAATGCGAATGCGGTTGGCCAAGGAGAAATTAAGTATAATGCTCATCAATATGGGAAAAATATACTCATCACTGCTATGGATGCAGTTCGAACTGGTGATGATTTAGGTCGTTTTCGCTTTCAATACAAAATCTTCAAAAAGCCACTCTTCGGTATGCACGGCTCGTTCATTCTTATTCCAGGTAAACTTGAACAAATGTATGGCTTCGACTTGGGTGGCAAAGGATCAATCACCGAAGATGCTTATTTTGCTCTGAAGTGCGCAAGCGAGGGCCATGATTTCAAATGGGTAGATGGTTTCATCCAAGAGCAGTCTCCTTATTCAATTTCAGCAATTATTAAACAGCGCAGACGTTGGTACTGTGGCCTTATGTATCTTGCATTTGATAGGCGTGTAAAGTTTACAAGTCGTGCAGCTATGATGCTAAACATGCTCCTCTGGACTGTTGCATGGGTAGGTCCTATAGTGACATTTGTAAATTTAATGTTCGGTGGGTATTTTCCGCTCTTACTTATCATCTGTGCCGCTCTCATTCAAGGTTTTTACGTATCAGTGTATATGATCGGGCTATGGCATAACCTTGAGGATACGACAATCTCTTCACTCAAACGAATCTATATGTTTATTGCAACATTTATTCTTGTTCCGGTAGTAAATGCTATTGAAGGCTTTTCGGTCCTCTACGGTATTTTAAAACCAGTCAAGCACTTCGACGTAGTCCATAAGAACTAACCCTTATAGGGTTCTCGAATTCTCATATTTACCTCGTTATAACCGCAACATCATGAGGCCGGGATTCGCGGTAGCCAGCATTCGTGATCCGAATGAACCTTGTCTTAGTCCGATGAGTTTCAATATCACCTGATCCAACATACGACATGCTTTTTCGCAGGGCTTTCACGTAGTGATCCATCATCTCAACAACCGATCCTCTATATGGAATGTAGGATTCGACGCCTTCGCTAAGCGGCACGCCCTTTGCACCTTCGACGCCGTAGCGCTTCCGGGACGCTTCGCTCTCTTCCATGGCACTTGGCGAACCCATACCGCGGTACAGCTTAACCAATTGGCCGTTATCATTCGTAAGGATCTCGCCTGGAGTTTCTTTCGTGCCCGCCAGCTTACTCCCCATCATGACTGAGGATGCGCCAGCCGCTATCGCAATCGATATGTCCCCTGGATTATTAATGCCGCCATCAGCGCAAACGGGAACTCCCAAATCCTTAACAGCCTGAACGCATTCGTAGACAGCGGTGACCTGCGGGCAGCCGATACCGGTTTCTATTCGTGTCGTACAAATCGAACCAGGGCCTTGTCCAACCTTAATCCCGTCAGCACCCGCTTCAGCCAACTCTCTAGCGGAATCAGCATTCGAAACGTTACCAATAACCACGTCAAGTTTAGGAAATTCTTTTTTAATTTGCTTAAGTGTCGCAAGGGCAAAGTCTGAATCTCCCTGCGCCGTATCAATAACGGCAACGTCGAGATAATCGCCCATTAAACGGATACGCTCTAACGCGCCTTCGTCAGTGGGGA comes from the Candidatus Saccharimonadales bacterium genome and includes:
- a CDS encoding IMP dehydrogenase, which codes for MGIDRDKFFDVMRQSGLALTFDDVRLDTGRSHFAAGSVNITSKFSRNVELRVPMVSAAMDTVTTAKMAIAMAKIGGIGVIHAGLSPERQREEVRRVKLELNGRIDNPVTVKADETLGDVLAMCERRDFSFRTFPVIDDDDIFVGLLTQNDFDFGLASPSILVRDVMIPASKVTVTSKDVDVNKAYDLMKKLKEQTLPIVSKKGAVQGMYVLSDVLRLVHGNPEQYNLDAAGRLRVAAAVPTDEGALERIRLMGDYLDVAVIDTAQGDSDFALATLKQIKKEFPKLDVVIGNVSNADSARELAEAGADGIKVGQGPGSICTTRIETGIGCPQVTAVYECVQAVKDLGVPVCADGGINNPGDISIAIAAGASSVMMGSKLAGTKETPGEILTNDNGQLVKLYRGMGSPSAMEESEASRKRYGVEGAKGVPLSEGVESYIPYRGSVVEMMDHYVKALRKSMSYVGSGDIETHRTKTRFIRITNAGYRESRPHDVAVITR
- a CDS encoding glycosyltransferase family 2 protein, with protein sequence MFNIYFSNVFGLSAMYKKRLAFYSLLIGSVALTLAIFLFILDTDNIDSNVTVFDEVLYYSKFFWFAGALVAISNFIGLLVFGIPDDINRKNIKALTENGWNKNKKLIVVFVSKGDNYIALERSIITTGRLLEKYHINHRIDVVTDSEVKNKHSHGIAVVYHVVPDQYTTKGGSRYKARALHFVVEKHAEEELHTNNTETWVLHLDEESQLHESALAGIHTFINNPVNANAVGQGEIKYNAHQYGKNILITAMDAVRTGDDLGRFRFQYKIFKKPLFGMHGSFILIPGKLEQMYGFDLGGKGSITEDAYFALKCASEGHDFKWVDGFIQEQSPYSISAIIKQRRRWYCGLMYLAFDRRVKFTSRAAMMLNMLLWTVAWVGPIVTFVNLMFGGYFPLLLIICAALIQGFYVSVYMIGLWHNLEDTTISSLKRIYMFIATFILVPVVNAIEGFSVLYGILKPVKHFDVVHKN